The Deltaproteobacteria bacterium nucleotide sequence CCGTCAGCACTTTCACCAAGCGTGACCCGCCGAGGTTCTGCACTATCCGCTCCCTCATCGCGTCAATATCTGCCCCCACCCCGAGGAAGACGTTCAAGTGGCTCACCTGCGTGTCATGCCACACGCGGGCGAACTCTTCTCGGGGGAGGATGATCGAGCCCTGGTCCCCGCTGTAGTCGGCGGCGACGACCGCTCGAATCTTGAACGTCTCTAGACCGCTCGGGGTTGGGAGGCTGATCGTCTCGCCAGGCCGCAGTCCGAAGCGGTCTGCCAGGTTGTCGGAGATGACAACACCCTCGTGGGCCGCGATCGCACGGATCGAATCCTCCGGGTCGCCCGCGACGATCTGATGCCGGAAGAGATCGCTGTCGATGAAGCCCGGACTCACCGCCACGGCGGTAATGCGGACCCCCTGGTACTCCTGCCCGGGCAGCGCTCGGTAGGTCTCAACTCGTGCAACGCCGGGGATCGCACGTATGGCCTCGGCCATTTCGCCGCTGAGCGGCGTTTCCAGCCAGCCGCCTTCGGTCGCGAGCGCCGACACGACAAGGTCTCCCGTGAGGATGAACCAGTTGCGCTCGGACTCGCGGAAGCTACGGGCCACCGACGAAACGGCGATCGCCAGCGCGAGGCTCAAAGCGATCACAGCGGTCGTCACGCCCGTCCGGCCGGGAGACCGCATGAGGCTCTCGACGGCAATTCGTCCGTCCAACCCAAACACCGTCGGCAGCACACGGCGGAGAAGGCGGGTAGTCCAGCTCATGAGCGGGATGGAAATGACGATCGCCGAGAGTGACCAGATACTGTTGCCGATGTTGCCCCAAGCAATCGAGCGGGTTGTATGCTCCAGGTAGATCGCCCCCGCCGTCAGAACGATCAGGATCAACCAGACGCCCACGAGAAGGCGGTCCGGTGACCTGATGGCGAGCCGCTCGCGGAAATCGGGACGCATCAAGTCGAGCGGGTCAAGGCGGCTTGCCTTGTAGGCGGGAACAAGCTCCGCCGCGATGGCGCCACCAGTACCGAGCAGAACGTACGAGAGCGCCTGCGGCACGCTGATTTCCAGCGATTCGATGGAGAAGCGCATCTGGTAGATCACGCCCATCGACTGAGCGACGAGGTTCAAAAGAAGGTGGGCGAGTCCCAGGCCGGCGAGGATGCCCAGGACTGAGGCGGCGACGCCCAGCACCGCAGCTTCGGCGATGACCAATCCAAGGATGCTGCGGCGCTCCGCCCCGAGGGCGATCAGGATGGCGAGGTCTCGCGCTCGCTGTGTCACCGCGGTGGCACTCGCATTGTAGACGATGAATATGCCCGCCAGCAGCCCGAGGAGACTCAGACCGTCGATCATGGCCTGGAAGGCGCCGACCACACGCTCGAACCGCTCGCCACGCAAGGCTGGCCTGGTCACGGCGAGGGAAGACGGAAGGCTTTCCTCGAGCCGCCTCTGCACCGCGTTGACTTCACTTCCCGGCCGCAGCACGACGTCGATCTCATCGACCCGCTCGTCCTTCCCGAGCACGAACTGTGCGGCGGGAAGGTCCATCACGGCGAGCTGTCCCCCAAAGATTAGCGCCACTCCCTCGGCGGCGAGCAGCCCCTGCACGCTGAGCTCCAGCACGCCCCGCGGCGTCGCGACTTTGATCACCTCCCCGACCCCGATCCCGCGTCGGCGCGCGAACGCTTCAGTGAGCAAGACGGAGCGAGGGTCGGCCATCGCTTGAAGCACCCGGCGCCGTTCCGTAGCGAGCGTGATGGGGTAGTGCGTCAGGTCCGCCTCCGCAGTGAGGTCCGCGCCGAAGAGCTGGAGCGTCTCACCGGGGTGATCGGGGAGGCCAAGCGTGCCTCGCACAAGTGGCACGGCCGCAGCCACAGCGGGGTCGCCCCGCACCGTCTCCGCCACCGACTCCGCAAACCCTACCTCGCCGGTCCCGAGCGTCACCTGAAGCGCGGCCTTCCCCGCTGCGCGCTCCATCATGGTGCGAAAGTTTGCGAGCACGCTTCGGTTGATGATCCCGAGCGCTGCTATCAGGGCAATGCCGCTCGCGATCCCGCCGACCATGAGGCCAAGCCGCACGGGCGCAGAAACGTAATCTCGCGCACTTATCCTCCGGAGAAGTACCAGCATCTCCGTTTCCTCCTGGTCACACGCTATGCTCCGAAGATAGTTCGACGCAGAATAGCCTGAATAACGCCAGCTGCGCCTCCCCGTAGCACGCCCTCGGCTCTCAGCCTAGAGGCGGGCGCGCGTTGCGACAGTGCATATTGGCGCTCGGCATGTTTCGTGTGTGATGGGTTCGCGTAGCGGCTATGGGTGGCAGGAATATGTTAATCGTTGCATCACCTTTCTTGTTGACATCTGGTCCACGACGCAGTAGGCAGTCCGTGCGCATGAGAGTCACTTCGGCAAG carries:
- a CDS encoding FtsX-like permease family protein produces the protein MLVLLRRISARDYVSAPVRLGLMVGGIASGIALIAALGIINRSVLANFRTMMERAAGKAALQVTLGTGEVGFAESVAETVRGDPAVAAAVPLVRGTLGLPDHPGETLQLFGADLTAEADLTHYPITLATERRRVLQAMADPRSVLLTEAFARRRGIGVGEVIKVATPRGVLELSVQGLLAAEGVALIFGGQLAVMDLPAAQFVLGKDERVDEIDVVLRPGSEVNAVQRRLEESLPSSLAVTRPALRGERFERVVGAFQAMIDGLSLLGLLAGIFIVYNASATAVTQRARDLAILIALGAERRSILGLVIAEAAVLGVAASVLGILAGLGLAHLLLNLVAQSMGVIYQMRFSIESLEISVPQALSYVLLGTGGAIAAELVPAYKASRLDPLDLMRPDFRERLAIRSPDRLLVGVWLILIVLTAGAIYLEHTTRSIAWGNIGNSIWSLSAIVISIPLMSWTTRLLRRVLPTVFGLDGRIAVESLMRSPGRTGVTTAVIALSLALAIAVSSVARSFRESERNWFILTGDLVVSALATEGGWLETPLSGEMAEAIRAIPGVARVETYRALPGQEYQGVRITAVAVSPGFIDSDLFRHQIVAGDPEDSIRAIAAHEGVVISDNLADRFGLRPGETISLPTPSGLETFKIRAVVAADYSGDQGSIILPREEFARVWHDTQVSHLNVFLGVGADIDAMRERIVQNLGGSRLVKVLTVSQTLAYHQGMVDRAFAFTYAIQLLVVAVTLAGIFDLLTTQILERRREVGIFRALGSDGSRIARSIRLEALVLGTVGALLGSVLGVGTSLLWVHVNFRILIGYILEHHFATFTAAWCLVLAAGVAMLAGQLAARRALRQPVLDALRYE